tttcttcgaatatcaaaaaatgaagtaccctattttcactgggGGACCAGCTCTATaatctgtcaaaatttcatgaaaatcggttcagccgtttttgagtctatatggaacaaaaaatcAAAGTACAACATTTTCGTTTTATGTAAGACTAGCGCCTGCATTAACACCACTcgaaaaataagtttttgaCTTATCACCATATGTACCATATGATTTACCATCcagtacaatttgtttatctactaccaaatattttttaatgaatCACATATAGCCATGCTTGACAAATAGTCACATTTTGGGAGGTAATTTGAGGGGTAGAAAACCTATTACTTGAAccttatttttaataccatattcgtaatctactcccgaaaacctttcatttgagtcccatattgtcatgatcgtctaatatgcccacttgCGACGGGTTTGATTTTGGGGCAGCCCCCTTGCTAATtatacacaatttttaatattcgataattATTTTCATACACTACCCTCGAATATCTGTCATgcagttccatattgtcccgatcgttccactttttattttgggcagcACTTTTGCTGCGATTTTGGACTTGGGTTGCCGCCTTAGGTACTTGGATAATATTTTTGACAttatattcgcattctacttccGCAttctacttttcatttgagtcccatattgagttcaatattgtcccgatcggaccaCTTTGATTTagggcggtacttttggggcaTTTTTTGGCTTTGTACGGCTCTCTAGATACTTggattcaatttttaatatcatattcatactctactcccaaatacattttattggaGTCctatgttgtcccgatcggtccactttctattttgggcggtactatCGGTCCTACGCCCTAGGTATTtgaatccaatttttgacaccatattcgtattctattctcgaaaaaatttcattgtagtcccatattatcccgatcggtccactttttattttgcccGGTACATTTGATGTGattttgggcttggggcggctctctaagtacttggacccaatttcaaatatcatattcatattctactcccaaatacctttcattggagttccatattatcccaatcggtccacttttgattttgggcgctacTTTTTGGGCCTGAGGCGGCCTCttagtacttggacccaatttttaataccatattcgtatttaactctcaaatagttttcattttaagcccatactgtcccaatcggaaatatgtcctgctgggggttttgggaggtgggaaggcccctcagacaccaaggaataaatttttatgtcagatttgtacttttcttttaaataccttacattagatacccatattgcccaaagcggtgaaattTTCTTGTTGGGTGATGTGTTTGGGAGTGGGGAGCCTCCCCGACACTTatggtgaaatttttatgacatgttcgtactctactcttaaataccttttatttgatacccatattgtcctaatcggtaaacatgccagTTCAGTTAGATTTTGGGATGAGGCGTCACCCAAGctacttgaccccaaaattttataccaatttcgtgtttttgggatactTTTATGTGCCAtacgaaatttcgcttaaatgggTGCACCTATCTCCgatagcgtttttgaaaatggggttATGGGGGATACTCCCCTCTATATGCCCGTTTCGGAGGAATTTTAAGGGATGAGGCGGGCCCGGACGATTGGGCCCCCAATATAATAACCGATCCGAACTCTTCtgacaaatacctttcacttagcCTTGATATCCACATTTCTGTGGGGTTTGGAGTAGGGTGGGCCCCTGAAGCTTGGcccttaattataccctacaccactactgtggtacagggtataatagatttgtgcatttgtttgcaacactaaaaaggagaagagctagacccatcaataagtatacggatcggcttagaatcaattCCTGATTCGaggtagccatgtccgtctgtcagtctgtccatgtattcttgtaatcaaggtactggtcgcatttgttgtccgatttttacaaaattttgcataagtgtcttttttcgtcaaaggacgaatgctattgattttgaaaaaaaatcggtccagatttagatatagctcccatatatatctttcatccgatgtgcccttttaaagctgtagaagccacaattttgttctgatcgttacaaaatttggcacgaagtgttttttttaacgacccaaaaagcttgcaaaattttattgaaatcggtgcagatttagatatagctcccacatatatctttcatccgatatgcccttttaaagctgtaggcgccacaattttggtgcgatctctaccaaatttggcacaaagtgctttttgtgacgtgtgcaaaatttcatctaaatcggatcagatttagatatagctcccatatataactttcgtccgatttgacctattaaagctgtaggacCCACAATTTGGTGTGATCTCTACCAAAGcacaaagtgctttttgtgacgtcccaatacgtgtgcaaaatttcatctaaatcggttcagatttagatatagctcccatatataactttcgtccgatttgacctattaagactgtagaaggcacaattttgatccgatctttacaaaatttggcacgaagtgctttttgtgtcgtcccaatatgtgtgcgaaatttcatctaaatcggttcagatttagatatagctcccatatatattttccatccgatatggccttttaaggctgcagaagccacaattttggtccgatctttacaaaatttggcatggatcgaTTTTTTTAACGTCCTCATATGCGtgcaaagttttataaaaatcggtccaaattaagatatagctcccatatatatttttcatccgatatggccttctaaggctgtagaagccacaattttggtccgatctttacaaaatttcgcatgacatggtttaattgacatcccaatccgtgtgcaaaatttcatcaaaatcgagtaTTGTACCAAACGACTCATATGCCCGTTTAAGTGGTTTTCGAAGGAGAGGTACCTAATCCCCTATTTACTTGAACCCATATTTAAATATCTGGCTTGCGTTTTTGGGTTTCACCCATCTCTGGTACATTGTGGCTATACAACAAAGTGTTCGGTATGGGGTGTATATAAAGAGTCCTAAAAATTTCTTGGCCTGGGAACCCTAAACGCTTTTGGGGTTTCACTCTGCTGATCTTATACCATCAGCCTATCTTTACTCTACTCACCCCATACCATCAGCCAACCCCAAGACCATGACCCTGAAATTGTTCCACAGttttattggcaaaatttttggtttctgTATCGCGAGCAAAAATGAAACACCCTGAATACTTAATGACTGTTATCCCTGTTGTATGCTCATAAGCTTTAagcccaaagaaaaaaaaacacaatattgTGTTAAGTGCCGAAAGAAATTGCGCTGCGTCATATGAATTTGGTGGGTTCTATGGCAAAcaatatgtgtttgttttcAGATGGAAAGATGCGCTTTGCTCCCCTTGATTTCGTTTGCAGTGCGTCCGGGCTGTAATTGAGAGGCGTCATATCAAAAACGAAAAACTTGTTTGGTCAGTCTATGATTAGACATCATTCAGTTCGTGGTGATTAGGAAGGAAGCgcaataaaataagtaaaagttcgCCAAAAAAAAGTTAATGAGATATTTGAGCTTAGATAATAAatttaatcttaaaaaaatgagttggcaaaattttgaaaagtagaAAGTGATTAGTTTTTCTCCAAaagttgttatatttttttcctaTCTCTTCTTTTGCTAGCTATGGATTTGTACTATCTCTCTGATTCGCCTCCCTGTCGTGCAGTTTTGTTAACAGCCAAAGCCCTTGGCATTGAATTAAACAAAATACCTTTGGATTTTGAAGCCGAAGAACATTTGAAACCGGAATTTGTACAAATCAATCCCCAGCATACCGTACCCACTTTGGTTGATGGCGACTTCATTTTGTGGGAATCTCGTGCCATAATGATCTACTTGGTCGAAAAGTATGGCCAAGAAGATGATCCCTTGTATCCCAAATGTCCAGAGAAACGAGCTTTGATTAATCAACGACTTTATTTTGATATGGGAACCTTATTCGGTAGTTACATCGATTACTATTATCCTCAAATGCTGGAAAAGAAACCTGGAAATCCCGAACTGCTTCCTAAGTTAGAGAAGGCCAtggaatttttagatatatttttATCCAACTCTGATTATGCTGCTGGTGATACCATGACCTTGGCTGATCTGGCTTTCCTGGTTAGTGTTAGCTCTATGGAAGTTGTGGATTTTGATATCAAACGTTATGAGAATGTCTACAAGTGGTATGAAAATATCAAGGAAGAAGCCCCGGGGGCAGCAGAGGATTGGGAGATGTGCTTGGAATTGAAAAAGTATTTGAAATGAAAGTGTGATGAATAAAGATAATGTTTGTGAAGTTAATTAATGTACCATTTTTTGTTCAGAACTTGAGTTTGCTGGTTTAACTCGCCAGAGAGAATATTTAATAGCAAAATGCATGGGACTTGGCGGGTAGACCCATATAACTGACTCCAAATTGGTTGAAAGATTTGTGTTTTTGTCTTACAATAGGCATCCAAACAAAAAATCGCTGAAAACAAATCACAGCTCGTTTGGGGCGTTTCTATTAGCTTCGTATTGTCCTGAACTGGGTGTCGGATTTGGgttttttcagtttttatacccaccaccgaaggatggggatatactcattttgtcaatttgtttgcaacacttcgcaatattcattaacgaccctctaaagtatatatattccttatcagcgtaaacatcaaagacgatctagccatgtccgtccgtctgtccgtccgtttgtctgttgaaatcacgctacagtctagaccgatagaccgatccgccgatttagggtcttaggcccataaaagccacatttattatccgattttgctgaagtttgagacagtgagttgtgtgaggccagtcgacatcctccttcgatttggcccagatcggtctagatttggatacaactgccatatagaccgatatctcgatttaaggtcttaggcccataaaaggcgcatttattgtccgat
This Stomoxys calcitrans chromosome 2, idStoCalc2.1, whole genome shotgun sequence DNA region includes the following protein-coding sequences:
- the LOC106083105 gene encoding glutathione S-transferase 2 yields the protein MDLYYLSDSPPCRAVLLTAKALGIELNKIPLDFEAEEHLKPEFVQINPQHTVPTLVDGDFILWESRAIMIYLVEKYGQEDDPLYPKCPEKRALINQRLYFDMGTLFGSYIDYYYPQMLEKKPGNPELLPKLEKAMEFLDIFLSNSDYAAGDTMTLADLAFLVSVSSMEVVDFDIKRYENVYKWYENIKEEAPGAAEDWEMCLELKKYLK